In Anaerobranca californiensis DSM 14826, the sequence TCCCTAGTTACCGACAGGCTGGCAACAACCTCGCGTATGAGTATTCTATACTTATCTACCATAAGCTGCCCGAAGCTGCTAACATTCGGTATGGTAGCTAAGAGACACAGCTTGTGAGTTTGCAGTGCACCTGTTGGCTGGGAGACAGTCTAAAAATGCAGTCTTGCTGCAGGAGGAAACAGCCTTAATCCAGATAGATCCTTATTCCATATTTCTATTATCTAGGAATAGGGCTCAATATCCAAGTCTATAGATGAAAATTTATAATTTAAATTTATTATACGAAAATTTATAACTTAAATTTATTATACGAGGAGGAATGATTATGCAAGATGTATTAAATGTTAAAAAGAAAAAAAGGTTAGACACAAAAGTTTTGGTAAGGATATCTCTCCTTTCAGTAATCTCTTATTTGTTGATGTTTATCCATGGACCACTTCCTATTTTCCCAGCTTTTCTGAAATTGGATGTCGCTGAATTACCTGCATTAATTGGCGGTTTTAGTATGGGGCCCCTTGCCGGTGTAGCAATAGTTTTGATTAAAAACATACTACATTTTGTAACTAAAACTTCCACTGGCGGCGTTGGAGAACTTTCTAACTTTATAGTAGGGAGTGCTTATGTTTTAACAGCTAGTTTGATTTATTTAAAATACAAAACCCGTTTTGGAGCTATTTTAGGTATGCTTTTAGGTACTATTATGATGGCCGTTACCGGAGCTATTTCAAATTATTACTTGATCATACCTTTTTATTCGAACTTTATGCCAATAGAACAAATAGTTGCTTTAGGTAGTGCTGTAAATAAGCATATTGTCGATGTTCAAACACTAATATTATATGGTATTACCCCTTTTAACATAGTTAAAGGGCTAAGCAACAGTATTTTAACATTAGTAATGTATAAAAGTGTTTCAAGATTATTAAAGTAGTTATTTTTGCAAAAAAGTCTTCCTTCCAATTTTTTAAGGAAGACTTTTTTATTAATTAATTTTTATATTTAATAGCAAAAGATTATTTTGCTAAAAAATATCACTTGCATAGGGGAAGAAAATATGCTAAGATAAATTTCGTCGTTGTCACCACTAAAAAATTAAAATAAAAATAAAAAAAAGGTGTTGACAAGGATTGCAAAAAATGATAAGATAAATTTTGTCGCCGCGAGGTGACAAAAAGAAAAAAGTTCTTTGAAAAAGTTCCTTGAAAGAAATCTTTCGGGAAGAAATAGCATCGAAAAAACTTTGAGTTTAAGCCAGGAATAGATTTCAAATTTTATGGAGAGTTTGATCCTGGCTCAGGACGAACGCTGGCGGCATGCCTCACACATGCAAGTCGAACGGGGTATAGA encodes:
- a CDS encoding ECF transporter S component, whose translation is MQDVLNVKKKKRLDTKVLVRISLLSVISYLLMFIHGPLPIFPAFLKLDVAELPALIGGFSMGPLAGVAIVLIKNILHFVTKTSTGGVGELSNFIVGSAYVLTASLIYLKYKTRFGAILGMLLGTIMMAVTGAISNYYLIIPFYSNFMPIEQIVALGSAVNKHIVDVQTLILYGITPFNIVKGLSNSILTLVMYKSVSRLLK